A single window of Cydia splendana chromosome 13, ilCydSple1.2, whole genome shotgun sequence DNA harbors:
- the LOC134796098 gene encoding trypsin II-P29-like — protein MKACYLNIRLALEVGIGECAVYGYGVKDVSTYELSEALLAANMRILPLDECTQSLGTYMAPDFDSGMVCAVGNGVDTCEGDSGGPLMCQGLVEGVSSHGLGCAAPGIPAVYTSIRAHLAWIHQVIQSWDPNTEDTG, from the exons ATGAAAGCGTGCTACCTGAACATTCGTTTGGCGCTggaggtaggtatag GTGAATGTGCAGTATACGGCTACGGCGTTAAAGACGTGTCCACATACGAACTGTCCGAGGCTCTATTGGCAGCTAACATGAGGATACTTCCCCTGGACGAGTGCACGCAATCTCTGGGGACCTACATGGCTCCCGATTTCGACAGCGGAATGGTATGCGCTGTCGGGAATGGCGTCGATACGTGTGAA GGCGACTCCGGGGGTCCCCTGATGTGCCAAGGCCTAGTGGAGGGAGTCAGCAGCCACGGGCTCGGCTGCGCCGCCCCGGGCATACCCGCGGTCTACACCAGTATTAGGGCGCACTTGGCTTGGATACACCAAGTCATACAGAGCTGGGACCCAAATACAGAGGACACAGGCTAG